A portion of the Acidimicrobiales bacterium genome contains these proteins:
- a CDS encoding dihydrodipicolinate synthase family protein → MANPSSTFVISLTPFTEDGRLDEVGFRGHLGRLRDSGIGVYVAGSGSGEGYTLTVDEVRRVMEIAGEELSGHVPVRVMGVEPRTAHEAIALGRMTTEVGLDAMQLYSLDLGHGYSPRPEELSTYLHTVLDAVECPVVISTHQSVGYLYPVGLLVDAAREYDQVIGLNVTTGDVGYLSRVIDAIDGAVDVHVGGPMHALTALALGAQGYLSSEGNLVPKLCVSLIDAHQRGDADAMARRYARLIRMFRATQAAGGIVGTKAALRALGAPGGWPRAPRLTSDDTLVEALVGQLGVDGVDRAEGLRP, encoded by the coding sequence ATGGCCAACCCCTCCAGCACGTTCGTGATCAGCCTGACGCCCTTCACCGAGGACGGTCGGCTCGACGAGGTCGGCTTCCGTGGCCACCTGGGCCGGCTGCGCGACAGCGGCATCGGTGTCTACGTCGCCGGCAGCGGTAGCGGCGAGGGCTACACGCTGACCGTCGACGAGGTGCGCCGGGTCATGGAGATCGCAGGAGAGGAGCTGTCGGGACATGTGCCGGTGCGGGTCATGGGTGTGGAACCGCGCACGGCCCACGAGGCGATCGCCCTGGGGCGGATGACCACCGAGGTCGGACTCGACGCGATGCAGCTCTACTCGCTCGACCTCGGACACGGCTATTCGCCCCGGCCCGAGGAGCTGAGCACCTACCTGCACACGGTTCTCGATGCCGTCGAGTGTCCCGTGGTCATCTCCACGCACCAGTCGGTCGGCTATCTCTACCCGGTCGGCTTGCTGGTCGACGCGGCACGTGAGTACGACCAGGTGATCGGTCTCAACGTGACCACCGGCGACGTCGGCTATCTCTCCCGGGTGATCGATGCGATCGACGGCGCCGTCGACGTCCACGTGGGTGGCCCGATGCACGCCCTCACTGCGCTCGCCCTCGGTGCGCAGGGTTACCTGAGTTCCGAGGGAAACCTGGTCCCGAAGCTCTGCGTGTCACTCATCGATGCCCACCAGCGAGGCGATGCCGATGCAATGGCGCGCCGTTACGCCCGGCTCATCCGGATGTTCCGGGCCACGCAGGCCGCCGGTGGCATCGTGGGCACCAAGGCCGCGCTGCGGGCGCTCGGCGCTCCCGGCGGGTGGCCGCGAGCCCCGCGGCTCACGAGCGACGACACCCTGGTGGAGGCGCTCGTCGGCCAGCTCGGCGTGGACGGCGTGGACCGCGCCGAGGGCCTTCGGCCGTGA
- a CDS encoding CaiB/BaiF CoA-transferase family protein, giving the protein MVSVPSPTSGPVTRTGLLSGLRVVEVAHLGAGALTTSLADLGADVIKVEPLEGDYGRQMTWPMVEGTSLLFRHINRGKRSVQLDLASDAGVATFLQLVEASDVVVEGMRPGALDRRGLGYDRLSGVNPTIVLVSMSGFGATGPYQNIPTHGVAYDAWAAVFAPDHDDDGRPFIPEHVSIGMNAGPLYGAIGVLAGVLSARATGRGSHVDLAQADAAVAFDWLRHETARAYERPTTEVAGNPTDGNERRAAGTAGLRDGVRYQIYESADGHVLLMASERKFWRNFCEGCGRADLFTRWPGSEYADHARGNDALRTELTDLFRTRTTAEWVALAIAADTAIAPVNSPASLPLDPQFLDRMPWLSRDDHGAELVPTPLRLVGESRYEPTPSPTAGQHTAEVLDEVIGLDDDQIDALRRLGAIR; this is encoded by the coding sequence ATGGTTTCAGTACCCAGCCCGACCTCGGGCCCCGTGACGAGGACAGGTCTCCTCTCCGGGCTGCGGGTGGTCGAGGTCGCGCATCTCGGCGCCGGCGCCCTCACGACCTCGTTGGCCGACCTCGGCGCCGACGTCATCAAGGTCGAGCCACTCGAGGGCGACTACGGCCGCCAGATGACCTGGCCGATGGTCGAGGGCACCTCGCTGCTCTTCCGGCACATCAATCGCGGCAAGCGGTCGGTGCAACTCGACCTCGCTTCGGATGCCGGCGTCGCCACCTTCCTCCAGCTGGTGGAGGCCAGCGACGTCGTCGTGGAAGGCATGCGACCGGGAGCCCTCGATCGCCGGGGTCTCGGTTACGACAGGCTCTCCGGTGTCAACCCCACGATCGTGCTCGTCTCCATGAGCGGCTTCGGCGCCACGGGCCCGTACCAGAACATTCCCACCCACGGGGTGGCCTACGACGCCTGGGCCGCCGTCTTCGCCCCCGATCACGATGACGACGGTCGGCCGTTCATCCCCGAGCACGTCTCCATCGGCATGAACGCAGGACCGCTCTACGGCGCCATCGGCGTACTCGCCGGGGTCCTCAGCGCCCGTGCGACCGGGCGTGGTAGCCATGTCGATCTCGCCCAGGCCGATGCCGCCGTGGCGTTCGACTGGCTCCGCCACGAAACGGCGCGGGCCTACGAACGCCCCACGACCGAAGTGGCCGGCAACCCGACCGATGGGAACGAGCGGCGGGCCGCCGGCACCGCAGGCCTGCGCGACGGCGTCCGCTACCAGATCTACGAGTCCGCCGATGGCCACGTGCTGTTGATGGCCTCGGAGCGGAAGTTCTGGCGCAACTTCTGCGAAGGCTGCGGCCGCGCCGACCTGTTCACGCGATGGCCGGGGTCGGAATACGCCGATCACGCCCGCGGCAACGACGCGCTGCGAACCGAACTCACCGACCTCTTCCGTACCCGCACGACCGCAGAGTGGGTCGCCCTCGCGATTGCCGCAGACACCGCGATTGCACCGGTGAACTCGCCGGCGTCGCTGCCCCTGGATCCCCAGTTCCTCGACCGGATGCCGTGGCTGTCGCGCGACGATCATGGCGCCGAGCTGGTGCCCACCCCGCTCCGACTCGTCGGCGAGAGTCGTTACGAGCCGACCCCGTCGCCGACCGCCGGGCAGCACACGGCCGAAGTTCTCGACGAGGTGATCGGTCTCGACGACGATCAGATCGACGCCCTCCGCCGACTCGGCGCCATCCGATGA
- a CDS encoding OB-fold domain-containing protein: MSDVQFFRDGIDDERLLVRVCSSCARAAYPPMPGCPHCGHEHGAVVESCGRGTLYSWTVCHIAFDPAFADETPYVVGLVDVPEGARIVARVAVDPADLADGLPLQATYPRLADGGRRLEFVAETGRVAS; the protein is encoded by the coding sequence ATGAGCGACGTGCAGTTCTTCCGGGACGGGATCGACGACGAGCGACTGCTCGTCCGGGTGTGTTCGTCGTGCGCCCGGGCCGCCTACCCACCGATGCCCGGCTGCCCCCACTGCGGACACGAACACGGTGCCGTCGTCGAGTCGTGTGGCCGCGGCACGCTCTACTCGTGGACCGTCTGCCACATCGCCTTCGACCCGGCCTTCGCCGACGAGACGCCCTATGTGGTCGGGCTCGTCGACGTACCCGAGGGCGCCCGCATCGTCGCCCGGGTGGCCGTGGACCCGGCCGATCTCGCCGACGGTCTTCCCCTTCAGGCCACCTACCCGCGCCTCGCCGACGGCGGCCGTCGACTGGAGTTCGTCGCCGAGACGGGGCGGGTGGCATCGTGA
- a CDS encoding Na-translocating system protein MpsB, with the protein MIPASVAVVVAAFAPLVGAALALSLGDARRSARVVTLAGVLAFAAALVLVVMSGLDEDGTIVTAEWMDASIDRVSALLLTVVMGTVAVIAGFSSRSLDDDGRASRYFALVGIVAFGSAMVVLPVSPLLLALGWILSGWALVGLVGFESTWSTARRARARIRRTLLIGDLALLGGLVLASRHSDGILTGNAADATDALRNSTTLGFETLDVVMVLVVVAGASRSAMVPFQRWLIGTLAAPTPVSALVHAGLVSGAGLLLLRFASPFVASDIAVALAFALGVVTIVVATGSMLVRSDVKGTLAWSTVAQMAFMVVQCSVGAFSSAVFHIAGHGMYKAALFLGSGDTAAGGLRARRRPPGAVEIPRSAALLASAAAAAVAVGVAGTVIRPDVSPAGEILVFAFAWLTIATGMHGWLTRAPFTTIGSVVVGTLGSVVAAMTYVGGLRLAEAFMKPSVEAVAGATVVGSGELVAVMAVVAGAAGTLVLLPGTGGAATRDRLRHLVVRLGGSDSVSWRLRTESTGTPPSEFVVPSTKGARRAEIRADVSQASAVIAPQWPLSSFVAVNPLGGMESLGFDTAAETARRWHGAKTHLTLDEYRRDHELGLSRAGDLVHVALYRFTELCERAPVAIGGQAVSPVDVIVADLLHGPDSPQPARVPTALERRGLGRAGAVVDDVVSSWLSAYVEPPHWPAHRAGESFVTMGCRLMVADPRLASLLSAPSRRWVQSLGSDPAVIIDAAFAVSGVADDDRVDEVRSQLCRLAGWSGLAKWRSEWAQPDEQRPPLTPIDVVAIRALLEAAVFGSGTVVDPRPESRSAQRDDEGESGDEDLLDARVAAVAAVLAPRGSRSDRAAIRAVLSEVPAQDRASLWLEAQERTIDAGLLSKLSRLDPGRATTRPDAQMVFCIDVRSEGLRSHVEALGNFETIGFAGFFGVPMQIRKLGWDHHEPRCPVLVAPAISASEQPREHCIEQAAAGLGRQRTAAGLLAAHAGAKHGPGSPFALAETAGWFLGPRAAWKTFRPGVSAMPAMPPTRMLLDDDEVLLEQRTFFAESVLKTMGLTDRFAPIVVLCGHTSRTTNNPHATALECGACAGASGDDNARAVAALLNSPDVRHGLETRGIAIPDDTWFAAGLHDTAADRVTLLDVADIPTEHRRLVDTLEETLEVAGRRQAAARSTHLPGTASKVRDRGADWAQVRPEWGLARNAAFIIGPRSLTAGIDLEGRAFLHTYDAEDDPTGRVLETIMTAPLVVGHWISSQYYFSTVDPQAFGAGDKLLHNPIGTTGVISGDGGDLRVGLPLQSTHVDGRRFHQPVRLLAVIQADLTRIEGIIAANPILQTLTGGSWLRIAGRSQPHERWSTRTPSGTWIETPQAFDADPFPTASHIPRAKEDNA; encoded by the coding sequence GTGATACCCGCAAGCGTCGCCGTCGTCGTCGCGGCGTTCGCGCCGCTCGTCGGTGCGGCCCTGGCCCTTTCCCTCGGGGATGCCCGTCGATCTGCTCGAGTGGTGACGCTGGCCGGGGTGCTCGCCTTCGCCGCGGCGCTCGTCCTGGTCGTGATGAGCGGCCTCGACGAGGACGGAACGATCGTCACCGCCGAATGGATGGATGCTTCGATCGACCGGGTGAGTGCCCTGTTGCTCACCGTCGTCATGGGGACCGTTGCGGTGATCGCCGGCTTCTCGTCCCGGTCGCTCGACGACGACGGCCGTGCGAGCCGCTACTTCGCGCTGGTCGGAATTGTGGCATTCGGATCGGCGATGGTGGTGCTTCCTGTGTCGCCCCTGTTGCTGGCGCTCGGTTGGATCCTGTCCGGATGGGCCCTCGTCGGGCTGGTCGGCTTCGAGTCGACATGGTCGACGGCGCGTCGGGCCCGAGCGCGTATCCGGCGCACGCTCCTGATCGGTGACCTGGCCCTGCTGGGCGGGCTCGTCCTGGCCTCGCGTCACAGCGATGGAATCCTGACCGGCAATGCCGCCGACGCGACAGACGCGCTGCGGAACTCCACCACCCTCGGTTTCGAGACGCTGGACGTGGTCATGGTGTTGGTCGTGGTCGCCGGAGCGTCGCGCTCCGCGATGGTGCCGTTCCAACGCTGGTTGATCGGGACGCTGGCGGCACCGACACCGGTCTCGGCCCTGGTGCATGCCGGTCTGGTGAGCGGAGCGGGGTTGTTGCTCCTGCGGTTCGCGTCGCCGTTCGTGGCATCGGACATCGCGGTGGCCCTGGCGTTCGCCCTCGGCGTCGTCACCATCGTCGTCGCCACGGGGTCGATGCTGGTGCGCTCCGACGTCAAGGGGACCCTCGCCTGGTCCACGGTTGCCCAGATGGCCTTCATGGTGGTCCAGTGTTCGGTCGGCGCATTCAGCAGCGCGGTCTTTCACATCGCCGGCCACGGCATGTACAAGGCTGCACTGTTCCTCGGTTCCGGCGACACCGCGGCCGGGGGTCTCCGGGCGCGTCGGCGGCCCCCCGGTGCGGTCGAGATCCCACGGAGCGCCGCCCTGCTCGCGTCGGCGGCAGCCGCCGCGGTGGCGGTCGGGGTGGCCGGGACCGTCATTCGTCCCGACGTCTCGCCGGCCGGCGAGATCCTCGTCTTCGCCTTCGCCTGGCTCACGATCGCAACGGGCATGCACGGCTGGTTGACGCGGGCGCCGTTCACCACAATCGGCTCCGTGGTCGTCGGCACGCTCGGATCGGTGGTCGCCGCAATGACCTACGTCGGTGGCCTGCGTCTCGCCGAGGCGTTCATGAAGCCGTCGGTCGAGGCCGTGGCCGGCGCGACGGTCGTGGGTTCGGGCGAGCTCGTGGCGGTCATGGCTGTCGTCGCCGGCGCGGCGGGAACGCTGGTTCTGCTGCCGGGAACGGGGGGCGCCGCCACCCGTGACCGTCTCCGGCACCTGGTGGTGCGGCTGGGCGGATCCGACAGTGTGTCGTGGCGACTCCGGACCGAGTCGACCGGGACCCCACCATCGGAGTTCGTGGTCCCGTCGACCAAGGGTGCCCGTCGGGCCGAGATCCGGGCCGACGTATCCCAAGCGAGTGCCGTGATCGCGCCGCAGTGGCCGCTTTCCTCCTTCGTCGCCGTCAACCCCCTCGGCGGGATGGAGTCGCTCGGGTTCGACACCGCGGCGGAGACCGCGCGTCGTTGGCACGGTGCCAAGACCCACCTCACACTCGATGAATATCGGCGAGACCACGAACTCGGCCTCTCGCGGGCCGGTGACCTCGTCCACGTCGCCCTCTACCGGTTCACGGAACTCTGCGAGCGCGCTCCGGTGGCGATCGGCGGACAGGCGGTCTCTCCCGTCGACGTGATCGTCGCCGATCTCCTGCACGGGCCGGACTCGCCGCAGCCGGCGAGAGTGCCGACTGCGCTCGAGCGTCGTGGACTCGGTCGCGCGGGTGCGGTCGTGGACGACGTGGTGTCGTCATGGCTGTCGGCCTACGTCGAGCCACCCCACTGGCCGGCTCATCGAGCGGGGGAGAGCTTCGTGACCATGGGCTGCCGACTGATGGTCGCCGATCCCCGGCTCGCGTCGCTACTCTCTGCCCCGTCGCGCCGTTGGGTCCAGTCGCTCGGCTCGGATCCGGCGGTGATCATCGACGCCGCCTTCGCAGTGTCGGGCGTCGCCGACGATGACCGTGTCGACGAGGTGCGCAGCCAGTTGTGCCGCCTCGCCGGCTGGTCCGGCCTGGCGAAGTGGAGGAGCGAGTGGGCCCAGCCCGACGAGCAACGGCCTCCGTTGACGCCGATCGACGTGGTCGCGATCCGGGCGCTGCTCGAGGCGGCGGTGTTCGGGTCGGGGACCGTCGTCGACCCGCGACCGGAGTCGCGGTCGGCGCAACGAGACGACGAGGGAGAAAGCGGCGACGAAGACCTCCTCGATGCCAGGGTCGCAGCGGTGGCGGCCGTTCTCGCCCCCCGTGGGAGCCGCTCGGACCGGGCAGCGATCCGGGCGGTGCTGTCCGAGGTGCCGGCGCAGGACCGGGCCTCGCTGTGGTTGGAGGCGCAGGAACGGACGATCGATGCCGGCCTCCTCTCCAAGCTCAGCCGCCTGGACCCCGGGAGAGCGACGACTCGTCCCGACGCCCAGATGGTCTTCTGCATCGATGTCCGCTCCGAGGGGCTCCGCAGCCACGTCGAGGCGCTCGGCAACTTCGAGACGATCGGATTCGCCGGGTTCTTCGGCGTACCGATGCAGATCCGCAAGCTCGGATGGGACCACCACGAACCACGGTGTCCGGTGCTGGTGGCACCGGCCATCAGCGCATCAGAGCAGCCGCGCGAGCATTGCATCGAACAGGCGGCCGCAGGGCTGGGCCGTCAACGCACGGCGGCCGGGCTGCTCGCGGCCCACGCCGGCGCGAAGCACGGCCCGGGCTCGCCGTTTGCCCTCGCCGAGACCGCGGGCTGGTTCCTCGGGCCCAGAGCCGCATGGAAGACGTTCCGGCCCGGCGTGTCGGCGATGCCGGCGATGCCACCGACTCGGATGCTCCTCGATGACGACGAGGTCCTCCTCGAGCAGCGGACGTTCTTCGCCGAGTCGGTGCTCAAGACGATGGGGCTCACCGATCGGTTCGCGCCGATCGTGGTTCTCTGCGGCCACACCAGCCGCACCACGAACAACCCGCACGCCACTGCTCTCGAATGTGGCGCATGCGCGGGAGCCTCCGGCGATGACAACGCTCGAGCCGTGGCCGCACTGCTCAACTCACCCGACGTGCGGCATGGCCTCGAGACCCGTGGAATCGCGATTCCCGACGACACGTGGTTCGCCGCCGGTCTGCACGACACCGCCGCCGATCGCGTGACCCTGCTCGACGTCGCCGACATCCCCACCGAACACCGTCGGCTCGTGGACACGCTGGAAGAGACACTCGAGGTCGCCGGCCGACGTCAGGCGGCCGCGCGATCGACCCACTTGCCCGGGACTGCGTCGAAGGTGCGCGACCGTGGCGCCGACTGGGCCCAGGTCCGTCCCGAGTGGGGTCTCGCCCGTAACGCGGCCTTCATCATCGGCCCACGGTCGTTGACCGCCGGCATCGACCTCGAGGGGCGCGCCTTCCTGCACACCTATGACGCCGAGGACGATCCCACGGGCCGGGTGCTGGAGACCATCATGACGGCGCCGCTCGTCGTCGGGCACTGGATCTCCAGCCAGTACTACTTCTCCACCGTGGACCCCCAGGCCTTCGGCGCCGGCGACAAGCTCCTCCACAATCCGATCGGCACCACCGGGGTGATCTCCGGCGACGGCGGCGATCTCCGGGTCGGGCTTCCACTCCAGAGCACCCACGTCGACGGTCGGCGCTTTCATCAGCCGGTGCGGCTGCTGGCGGTGATCCAGGCGGACCTCACCCGGATCGAAGGCATCATCGCCGCCAATCCCATCCTCCAGACCCTGACCGGAGGATCATGGCTTCGCATCGCCGGACGTTCGCAGCCGCACGAACGATGGTCGACACGAACCCCGTCCGGAACCTGGATCGAAACCCCTCAGGCGTTCGACGCCGACCCCTTCCCCACAGCAAGCCACATTCCCAGAGCGAAAGAGGACAACGCATGA
- a CDS encoding SDR family oxidoreductase has translation MNSSILDRFRLDGKVAVVTGASSGLGVAFARALAEAGADVALGARRVDRLEDTRTLVEARGRRGIAVRCDVTEPGDCEQLIGETVDQLGRVDILVNNAGVASAVPSTREEPDNFRNVMNVNVNGTYWMSQAAARVMPAGSAIVNIGSVTGYISAGLPQAAYVTSKTALIGLTRDLAQQWTGRKGIRVNTLALGWFPTDMTAAHADGYLDKIAEIAPMGRLGDAEEAAAALVFLASPASSYVTGTVLLADGGILTSLTV, from the coding sequence ATGAATAGCTCGATCCTCGACCGGTTCCGACTCGACGGAAAGGTGGCGGTCGTGACCGGGGCCTCGTCCGGACTCGGGGTCGCGTTCGCGCGGGCGCTCGCCGAGGCGGGTGCCGATGTCGCCCTCGGGGCCCGCCGAGTCGACCGGCTCGAGGACACCCGGACCCTCGTGGAAGCCAGGGGCCGGCGCGGCATCGCGGTGCGATGCGATGTGACCGAACCCGGCGACTGCGAACAACTCATCGGCGAGACCGTCGACCAACTCGGCCGGGTCGACATCCTCGTCAACAACGCCGGTGTGGCGTCCGCAGTGCCGAGCACCCGCGAGGAGCCCGACAACTTCCGCAACGTCATGAACGTCAACGTGAACGGCACCTACTGGATGTCACAGGCCGCCGCCCGGGTCATGCCGGCCGGCTCCGCCATCGTGAACATCGGCAGCGTGACCGGCTACATCTCCGCCGGACTCCCCCAGGCGGCCTACGTCACGAGCAAGACGGCGCTCATCGGACTCACCCGCGACCTCGCCCAGCAGTGGACCGGCCGCAAGGGCATCCGGGTCAACACGCTGGCGCTCGGCTGGTTCCCCACCGACATGACCGCCGCCCACGCCGACGGCTACCTCGACAAGATCGCCGAGATCGCGCCGATGGGGCGACTGGGCGACGCAGAGGAGGCCGCCGCCGCGCTGGTGTTCCTCGCCAGCCCCGCGTCGTCGTACGTGACCGGCACAGTCCTGTTGGCCGACGGCGGCATCCTCACGTCGCTCACGGTCTGA
- a CDS encoding MarR family transcriptional regulator translates to MTMFEAPETKIPSWTFLTNYAHVLIAIARNPEARQRDIAYAVGVTVGAVQRIIHELEEEGYLRSEKVGRRNRYVVNDEQSLRHPLEDQHTIGDLLTSLDQ, encoded by the coding sequence ATGACGATGTTCGAAGCGCCGGAAACCAAGATCCCCTCGTGGACGTTCCTCACCAACTACGCCCATGTGCTCATCGCCATCGCCCGAAACCCCGAGGCCCGTCAGCGTGACATCGCCTACGCGGTCGGGGTCACGGTCGGCGCAGTGCAGCGGATCATCCACGAGCTCGAGGAAGAGGGCTACCTGCGAAGTGAGAAGGTGGGGCGGCGAAACCGCTATGTCGTCAACGACGAGCAATCGCTTCGTCACCCCCTCGAGGACCAGCACACCATTGGTGATCTGTTGACGTCGCTCGACCAGTAG
- a CDS encoding AMP-binding protein, with protein sequence MTRPGWNDDTLWQHFTAHAAADPQALAVVDREGSRRHSRGQLLADSVAFATALERDGLVPGDVLSVQLPNRYETAVVALAALRLGLVINTLLPNYRERELDHIFSTATPRAVVTPAVHRRFDHRPMIDSLQGGGAGRFSHVVVDGDEFLDQLRADPQDASAITAPEPGASAWSELIFSSGTESTPKGVLHSEQTTNAGVRSFREFLGLDDDAVVWMPSPVGHSTGFNFGLRFALFHGFPLILQDEWDPAIAISLVRRFGASYTLAATTFLQDLVRVLGDRNEQLPELTSFACGGAAVPPELVTAARRRGIGVQRLYGSTEALVVSCNRPDRPEAARLHTDGVALPGVAIRIRGDDGELLEPGAPGEIEVQSPQNALGYYDDPERTAATFLDDNWVRSGDLGVLDDDGSLSIVGRKKEIIIRGGLNIAPREIEEMLLDFAEVERCAVVGLADPRLGERMAAFVTLVDGAQLTLATAVERLREKGLATYKLPELLEVLDELPATASGKIQKHRLRRDFDA encoded by the coding sequence ATGACGCGGCCGGGATGGAACGACGACACGTTGTGGCAGCACTTCACCGCGCACGCGGCTGCGGACCCGCAGGCCCTGGCGGTCGTCGACCGCGAGGGTTCGCGTCGCCACAGCCGGGGCCAACTGCTCGCCGATTCGGTCGCTTTCGCCACCGCCCTCGAGCGTGACGGGCTGGTTCCCGGTGACGTGCTGTCGGTGCAGCTCCCCAATCGCTACGAGACGGCGGTCGTGGCCCTGGCCGCGCTGCGCTTGGGTCTGGTGATCAACACGCTGTTGCCGAACTATCGCGAGCGCGAGCTCGACCACATCTTCAGCACGGCGACACCCCGGGCGGTCGTGACGCCGGCCGTCCATCGTCGCTTCGACCATCGACCGATGATCGACTCGCTCCAGGGTGGGGGAGCGGGTCGGTTCTCCCATGTGGTGGTCGATGGCGACGAATTCCTCGACCAGCTGCGAGCCGACCCGCAGGACGCCTCGGCGATCACGGCGCCCGAGCCGGGGGCTTCGGCATGGTCCGAGCTCATCTTCAGCTCGGGCACCGAATCGACGCCGAAGGGCGTGCTGCACTCCGAGCAGACCACGAACGCCGGTGTGCGGTCGTTCCGGGAGTTCCTCGGGCTCGACGACGATGCGGTCGTCTGGATGCCCTCGCCCGTGGGCCACTCGACCGGGTTCAACTTCGGGCTGCGGTTCGCCCTCTTCCACGGTTTCCCGCTGATCCTGCAGGACGAGTGGGACCCTGCGATCGCCATCAGCCTGGTGCGTCGCTTCGGCGCCTCCTACACGCTGGCCGCCACCACGTTCCTCCAGGACCTCGTGCGGGTGCTCGGCGACCGCAACGAGCAACTCCCGGAGCTCACCTCCTTCGCCTGCGGTGGTGCGGCGGTGCCACCCGAGTTGGTCACGGCCGCCCGGCGACGTGGCATCGGTGTACAGCGTCTCTACGGGTCGACCGAGGCGCTGGTCGTGTCGTGCAATCGCCCCGACCGGCCCGAGGCGGCCCGGCTGCACACCGATGGCGTCGCCCTGCCCGGAGTCGCCATCCGCATCCGCGGCGACGACGGCGAACTCCTCGAACCGGGCGCACCCGGCGAGATCGAGGTCCAGAGCCCGCAGAACGCGCTCGGCTACTACGATGATCCCGAGCGCACCGCGGCGACCTTCCTCGACGACAACTGGGTGCGCAGCGGCGACCTCGGTGTGCTGGACGACGACGGATCCCTCTCGATCGTGGGCCGCAAGAAGGAGATCATCATCCGCGGTGGGCTGAACATCGCCCCTCGTGAGATCGAGGAGATGCTGCTCGACTTCGCAGAAGTCGAACGCTGTGCGGTGGTCGGTCTCGCCGACCCGCGGCTCGGCGAACGCATGGCTGCGTTCGTAACCCTGGTCGACGGTGCCCAACTCACGCTGGCAACCGCGGTCGAACGTCTCCGAGAGAAGGGGCTCGCCACCTACAAGCTGCCCGAGCTGCTCGAGGTGCTCGACGAGTTGCCCGCCACCGCATCGGGAAAGATCCAGAAACACCGGTTGCGCCGGGACTTCGACGCCTGA
- a CDS encoding enoyl-CoA hydratase/isomerase family protein: MTELVAVADRTTDRGAVVRTLTLQRPDKLNPIDKATIAALEERIERASDDPAVRVVVVTGAGRAFSAGGDLEGYVELYRDAAAFRRFLETFGRVCDQLEAADFVSIAMINGACVAGGLELALACDLLVASSSAAIADGHLNFGQLPGAGGSQRLCRAVGLQHAKDLLLTGRTITGDEAAAIGLVVASVAPDELVSRVEAMADDVAGHSALAVRRMRELIRISQEMDRPEALQAEMDVVEDYATTSADATEGLVAFLEKRPPEWRGA, translated from the coding sequence GTGACCGAACTCGTCGCGGTCGCCGACCGCACCACCGACCGGGGGGCCGTCGTCCGCACGCTCACCCTGCAACGGCCCGACAAGCTCAACCCGATCGACAAGGCGACGATCGCCGCACTCGAGGAACGGATCGAGCGCGCGTCGGACGATCCGGCCGTGCGCGTGGTCGTGGTCACCGGCGCCGGTCGGGCGTTCTCCGCCGGCGGCGATCTCGAGGGCTATGTCGAGCTCTATCGCGACGCAGCTGCGTTCCGGCGATTCCTCGAGACGTTCGGTCGGGTCTGCGATCAACTCGAGGCCGCCGACTTCGTGAGCATCGCGATGATCAACGGCGCCTGCGTCGCCGGCGGTCTCGAGCTCGCCCTCGCCTGTGATCTGCTCGTCGCCTCGTCGTCGGCCGCCATCGCCGACGGACACCTGAACTTCGGCCAGCTGCCGGGCGCGGGCGGGAGCCAGCGGCTCTGCCGGGCCGTCGGCCTGCAGCACGCGAAGGACCTGCTCCTCACCGGACGCACGATCACCGGTGACGAAGCGGCGGCCATCGGGCTCGTGGTCGCATCGGTGGCGCCCGACGAACTCGTCTCCCGCGTCGAGGCGATGGCCGATGATGTCGCCGGCCACAGCGCGTTGGCCGTGCGCCGGATGAGGGAGCTCATCCGCATCTCCCAGGAGATGGATCGGCCCGAGGCATTGCAAGCAGAGATGGACGTCGTCGAGGACTACGCGACCACCAGCGCGGATGCCACCGAAGGACTGGTCGCCTTCCTCGAGAAACGACCGCCGGAATGGAGAGGCGCATGA
- a CDS encoding helix-turn-helix domain-containing protein, whose amino-acid sequence MASRSDSRSWTFLTNHAHVLLAISSTPDIRIRDLALLVGVTERTAMQIIDDLEAGGYITRERLGRRNRYHIDRAHPLRHPLEEHHEIDALLRAVSHETADPPAP is encoded by the coding sequence GTGGCCTCACGTTCCGACTCTCGCTCATGGACGTTCCTCACCAACCACGCCCACGTGCTGCTTGCCATCTCTTCGACGCCCGACATCCGGATCCGCGACCTCGCACTGCTCGTGGGTGTCACCGAACGAACGGCGATGCAGATCATCGACGATCTGGAAGCCGGCGGATACATCACCAGAGAGCGACTCGGCCGCCGCAACCGCTACCACATCGATCGGGCGCACCCGTTGCGACATCCTCTCGAGGAGCACCACGAGATCGACGCGCTCCTCCGAGCGGTCTCCCATGAGACCGCCGACCCGCCGGCACCCTGA